GGCGGTTTGCTTCGGAAGGACTTATTCTTCTCTTCCCCCTCCGTCTTCTGCGGCCAAGCTTAGGGTTTCCATGACCGTCTCCGGGATTGCGTCTTCTGTGTCGAGGCCGACTTCGATGCGAGCATTACGCTTCGGGAGGTCCCAGTTGGTCGGCTCCCCCATTGTCACCCCCGCCGTCGTCACTTCCCAACCCTCTCTCCCTCTTCCTACGGCTCGGGTTCACCCCGTTGTTGCCCGTAACGAACCCTTCGACCCCTTTTCCCTTGTCCGATTCGTGCTATGCTCTTCTttgtttatttaattatttatttgtttggcTCTTCTGCACTCCCTGTCAAGTGTTTCGGTGGTCGAATTATTGCGAAATTCGAAAGAAGCCACTAGTTTTGCTGCTTTAGTAAcagagggggaaaaaaaaaaaaaaaagaggaggaagaaggggagcGATTTTAATATTTCCTTCCTAGTGTCATGTGGTTAGTACTGTTTCACATCTACACGGATCGTCTATGTGAAGTCAAGTGCTGTCCTGCTTCAGGGACAAGACTCGTTCCCAGAGTGTAAGATTGGATGTTCAGTCGATAGAGGGAAAATTTTCATTTCTGACTCTCATTAGTATGTCACTGTTTGATGCATCAAATTTTTATCTTTCTTCTTCCTAATTTCGCCAGGGGACCTATAGGCAACATTTAGGCTTGTGAACTTCAGACACGAGCAAATATGCCAAATCGTGGCTATTTCTTTAGCCATTCGATTCCTGATGTAGTCTTTGGAGTCAAAATATTCATACATATAGAATCATTTTTTGTGAAGTTAGCATATAACATCTCACTTTGTCTAGTTTAATGTCTTGATTATTTTTGGATCCTTAGTTGGTGGGATAAAATATGCTCTCTTTTTTTCAAATATGCATAAGATGTGTTTGTTATTGCCTTAGATGGTTTAAATGAACTTTTAGCATATCGTGTCATGATTGAATCTTGATATCCTTGAAAGGTGTTAGAAATCACAaaactctgataccatgttaggaaATTTCTCATGAAAGATAATGGGCATCAAGAAATCATAAAGGAGTATCGAGGAGTAGAGAATATTCAAAAACTAAAAAGTCTTATTAAACATAAAACTTACCATCTCTCTTAGACCTTAAATCTCTGAACCTCTAATTTAATTCATCTTTTCTCTCAGTTGTATGCCTAAAGCATTACATGAACTCTTTATTTATGGAGGGGTGAATTCAAGATTTTAACTATTAACTACAATAGGGAATCCTATCTTGACTAAGACTCCTAAACTCAAATCTTATCTAATCACAAAGTTTGATTTATACTCCAACAAAATGTTGGTTTGATGTTCCATTTTCCAAAAATAGTCCTATCTTTGTGTTGTATTCTGCTGTTTGATCTATTTAATTTGTTTTAAAGAAGGGGTAACAGGCCCATCTGGTACATATCTAGATGTCATGTATTGCGGGCATGATAGCTTTACAATTCGTTTTGTTTACTTAATTGGAGCTGACATCTTACGTGTAATAGTGCATCCCTCATCTTATGCCTTACGCATAGGTGTTCTGTAGCAGTAAAGACTAGATCGATGACGGAAGCATTGTCAAGCTGCCAACTGCTATTTTGTGTCATTCTTTCATGTCTTACTGGTAAATAATTAAGGTAATAACACAATTCAAGTGTGGTGATTTTTTTATGGTAGCTATCAGATTTAGGATACTATTGGTTTGCTTAGAGATCAAGCAGGTAGATACTCAACGCCATCTCGACATTAACATTTCTGCTTAGTTCTGAAAGAGAAATCTCTTCTACCATGATCCAGATGCCTTGTTGGAAGAATAAATGTTAGCCTATTTCTTACACCCATGCAAAGCAAAGTTTAGGAGAAATCCGTGCGAACTCTATTTTTGGTGCGACgtaacaaattaaaaaaaaaaaattgaacctcCAATCTCTTGAAAAATATAAGGGCACATTTATAAATTGGTcaagttccttttttttttttggttagttCGGTCAAGTTCCATTGCCAATAATTTCACGTAAAGTAGCGATTTAAGTTTTCCAccactttctttttttctttttgtaaaggatatcatgttttcttttttttattttttatcgtgGTTTCTCTCTATTGTAGCTTATGATTCTAGAGTGGTAATGGTGTTCTTTTTCTTCGACGCTTTGTGGTCGTATATGGATTTCTTATATATTCTGTTGttgaatattttttcttatgttagCTAACATATGTTGCTGACCATTTGCTTGTTTATCTTTTGTAGATTAGGTACATCACATATGTTTCCTCTTTTAATAAATGTTGTTCTAATCATGCCAGCTTTATTCACTATATGCATCCATGCACTTtacatctatattatttcatcctATGAACTGTATAATTTGTGTGCATCGTTATTGATTTATTGTACAATACGAGTAATTTAGATTAGAGCATCTCTATGATTGCATCTTGGCTAGCATTAGCTAATCATTGTGCCCCAACCAAAAAAGAAAACTCACGCTCTGCTTCCACAAGTACTTGACCTAGAACTTCCTGATGGAGGAGGATTAAAGGCCGGTGGCACTGAATCCTTCTCTTGGTTTCAGGCCGGGTGTGCCCGTTCACTGGGAAGAAGGCAAACAGGGCTAATAAAGTCTCGTTCTCGAACCACAAGACGAAGAAGTTGCAGTTTGTTAACTTACAGTACAAGAGGGTCTGGTGGGAAGCTGGAAAGCGATACGTGAAGCTGCGGTTGTCCACCAAGGCGCTGAAGACCATCGAGAAGAATGGCTTGGATGCTGTTGCTAAGAAAGCTGGAATCGATCTCCGAAAAGAATGAAAGACCATGTAATTGTGTTTCCATCATCTTTAACTTCAATTCTCTTGCTCGCAAGGCATCTATATATCAAAGGATAATCTCGCTCTCAGGCCAGTTGCATTTCATCTTTGTTCTGTATCGCTCCCCGTGAGTTGCTTCTCTGGAATTTGGATTTTATTACAAATGCGTGCTATTTATGCAGCGTCGGGAAGAATCTCAATGCGCATGATAGAAAAGCACAAGGTAGATTTCGACAGCAATAGTTGCAACTTATGACCCAGAAAAAGAGAGGATAGCTTCCAAGGAGGCATTGGCAAAGAAGCCCAATATCAGCAGCAGAACTGATCTGTCTCCAAGATACAAACAGGTCATGCTTCCTCACAAAGACATCTCAATTTCACCACCACTCGTATACACAAGATACAAACAGGGGTAATGACACTTGTTATGATGTTATATTATTGGATGGGGCTCCCACTCCCACTTCAAGGGTTCTTGTCCTTTTCTGGAGAAACACTAATCTTTGGTGCGAGCATCCTTTCTGGAGAAAGGAAGGGTTAGTGATGCCACCGTTCCGAAGCAGGCAGCCCTCGTTCAAATGTATCTCGGCCAGAGGCGGAGAGGTTAATGGCAAAGCATCTAAGAGTCCAATTTCACCCATTCATAGCGCCCAGGAAGGGGTTGATCTTTCGCCACATCGAAGTTGTACCTGACAAAAGGCGACAGCAATCGCAGGTGACCGCAACGTTTGATTACTCTCGCAATAAATCTGTTCTAAGCCTCAAATTACTGCGAGGAGTTCAAAGCACAGATAAACTCGTACCTTTCTATAAATCTACTTTGTTGGAGTTGTTCGGGGCCTGCAAAAAGCTCTTCCATTTCAGGGTCAGTTGGGACGATGGGCGATGCCTGCCTCTTACTGCTGACAGTGAACTTAGTAGGCCGAGTTGTTGAACCAGGCGAGCCAATGGTGTCCGAATTCCTTGTCAAACTGCAAGGTGTGGACTCTCTCGCACTCCTGCAGCCAAGAAGGTTTGAACAGCAACGAAATCATCTCTAGTGCTACGGACAGTGAGCTTGCATGGCAAAACACACATGCAAGCTTAAGAgaattttttatgacattttAGTTCTTGAAACCTAATGAGAGGTGACCAAACAAGAAAACAGTACCGATCAGATCAAGTACTTCTCAATTTTCTATCAAGGAACATGGTAAGACGAAAGACAATATTGCAGTCACAGCACCAGTAGAGGACAATCCAGCCAGAGGGATCAGATTGATAGTGAAAGCAGTGACGGGTAGAAAAGGAACATGGTAAGAAAAGCAGTGTGTACCATGCACAACGAGTTCGTCTTCTGACAGTACTTCGGTTTCGTGAAGCATGGTAAAAAAAGACCCAACTGGTTCTACCGGAGGAAATTTGAAGCAAAGCAGATTGGAGCAAGTAAGAAGGGAGGATAAAGATCAACGAAGGCCAACCTGGAACATGGACTTTGATGATCCCAAGAACAGTGTCTTAAAGGAAGCTTACGGTACTTAATGTTCGCAAAGATATTTAATTCACGGGCTTTATAGAAAACCACACTTCAGATGTCTCATGTAAACAGTGGAATCGAAGAACTTAGACAGAGAAATAAACAATGGTCGAAAAAGGCGTGCCTTTTGCGGCCAAAAGCCTTCTAATCAGCTAAGAAAGCCGAAAAATCCGGAGGAACAAAGTAGAACAAGTGATCATTGGCAATGCCGGTAGCCACCGAGATGGTGACGCACAAGAAAGAACAGCCTCCAAATCCAAATCTTGGAAGGGTTTGAGAAAACCAACCTGCTTGCCTCGAGCTCAAGAACATTTTCCCCAAAGGAAGCTTCCGAACCAGCATCATCCTTAGATGAGGCTTCCCGAACAGCCACCGCCGCCTCTGACGACGCCTTTGCCTTCTTTAAGCAGCGATTCCTCATGGACACCGACCCCGCGGAGTCCGAATTCACTCGACTCTCCCCCATTCCTGCTGGCGGATTGCTGTTGAACTTGGGGGTACGGCCGGAATTAGGGTTAGCGCTCAGCGTGTACTTGGCAGCGGACCTAGACCGAACGGAGGAGGGGGCGGGGAGGTGCTTTTGGAGGCGGCGGTTCCGGAGCTGGAGGTAGGAGTAGGCTTCCGCCGGCGAGGACTCCTGGAGGCGCTTGAGTGCCAGGGTTTTGGCCCTGGTGTGAACCCCAAAGGATGACTGCTGGTGGGCGGCGTCCGCAACCGCCGCCTCCCCGCTAATCCTGGCCTGCCTCGCGTACCTCGGCATCCCCGAACCCGGAGCTTTCGTCATAAAAGTATGATCTTTCGGCGGTAATCAAATCTTTTACCGCAAAGATCAAATCTTTAAGATGATGAAATGGTGAcggaagaacaaagggagaagaagaagaagaagaagaagaagaagaagcagcagcaagaTTGAAGAGTCAAAAAGGGTGCAGAGAAGAAGAGATGAGTGAGAAGGGAGAAATGGGAGCAGAAGGCACCAAGCCAAGTCGGGGAAGCGAAGAAACCCAAGCGGAGAAGAAGACCCGCACGCTGGAagggattattattattggaggttATTTATAAGGTGGTGAGGCCCACTTCGTTTTGCTCCTTCGATACGGATTTTATGAAATTCatcgttattattattattattataaaatccaTCATTATTATTGTTATAAAATCTATCTAAGGATTTTATAgagaataaatatataaaaaattaaagattatAGTTTTACTCGGATCGATATGAAATAATTAGTAATATTAGCTTAAGTGTAAATCGGTAGATGGATCATCCTCATTTGTCTTCTCTCTCCTTCATCTACCTTTAATGATCATCATTTGTTATTAAAGGTATGTTTTCTCTTATTCTTTTTCGTCATCTCTCCTTCTTCGTTTATCTATTCCTCCACCACCTTCTCTTTCTATTTACTCTTCTTCCTATCTCTTCTCTCTTCATTATCTTCTCTTCCTTCGtaatctcttcctcttcttttttttctccttaaaacatatcaaaatattATGTATCAATACATCAATATGGATTGGTCCGATTAGATAGATGACCAAAACATATTTGATATCTGAATAGATGACCAAAGTGTTCATTTGGTTGAAAGAAAACTAGTGATATATGTATCAATATATATGGCCTTTTTCTTTCATTAGCATATTGAATTGAAGAGAATAAGTAAATGGTCTGTGTTGGAATGGTTCAACTTTTATTTACTTTTggagaataacaaaaaaatataaaggaTTATTGATTTCTTAttttctgaatatatatatatatcacattttATTTTAATGTAATATCTCCTACTGATCATTGAATTTTGCTTTATCTCGAGTCGGAAATTGCAATTTGCTCTCATTTTCACCAACTCTTTCTCCCTATATCTTTGAAACTATTGACACATTATGGTATGCCATCTTCACCGAAACATTTTATTTCGCCACATTGTTTTGCCGAGTTtgtttaaaatatcttttaatcgCCCTACTTTATAGCCTGTTCATGAAAATTCAAGCTTGAATATGAGGTATTCCACTCAAAGTTCAATCTATCTGAGATTGTATAATATTAATGGAGCTCAATCTGACCACAAACAATCATATATTTCCTTGAATCAAATAAATAGTATTGAGATAAAGAAGAGACGGACTGAGAACTAAGAATTGAAAAGattgtattatatatattatttggccCATATCCAAGTAGCTCAAGCTTTTATGTTGAATTAGTGTTTGACCTATGGTTTGATCGAACAAAGATAGGTAACATCATGGCGTGGTAGATATGGATGAGTGAATCCGCTTCATAACATTAGGTTATATATAATAGGTTTGACTCGTAACCTAATAGCTTTAGTCTGTGGATTGAGTTAATGTCTGACCTTTAAAGACTCATCAATCCACTTAAAGAGAGTGCAAATGGCTTGTTGGTTATTAATCTATATTAGAAAAGGGAATCGATTAAGAAAAACTAAAAACCTCCAACCATAAATTCTAAGAGTTTGTTTCACATCTTTGTATGGAGGAGTTCCAATCATAAATTCTTGACATGGTTTCAAttttaattaaatcaatttgatagATCTCATTATAATTATGTTATATTCATTATATATAACCTCCACTCATTCAATCATTAATGATATATAACTGTTCTCTTGGttcatttatttttatctaacatgaaattattattttttatgtctTCTCATATTCATACTATCTGCGTCTATGCGTTATGTAATCATACTAGTATTTTTCTCATATTCGTTCAAACTTACTTTGTATATTTTCTAACACAACGAGATGATTCACTCATTCAGCTTTGTCCGTATTCGTATTCATTCAGTAAAACTTACAAGTTGACattgacttaattttttttttttccaatttgtTCAGTCAAATCCATATCTTGGACTTACCTATCAATCCCTTCTGTCATGCCATGTTATAAATCGAATAAAGTTTAAGTTAAGCCGATCAAAGTCAACATATATTAGattgaacatgaaatcaatccaAAAATCTAAATTTATTAGGTTATGGACCAAATTTGTAACTTAACTCCCCGATCCTTGAGATCATTCCCGTGACGCATCTTCTTTTTATCTTATATATAGgaagttttttcaaaaaaaaaaaagaggtatgCATGTGATATCATAAgatctaattaattaattaatcttcTATGATCCGACAACAATTAAATGAATTAATTCACATGACAAAGattgggttaattacatattggaatctctataattatgaaaataaaatatttaggttcatttaacatagtgtcTTCGGTTTTACgataaaaataagaaattaatagataaaaatttaattttaatattctagttgGTAGTGACGGACAACAGCACCGTTATGGGTCATAGGTGGTTATTGTGGATAAGAAAACTAACAATGAGAGATTATGGTCACTTTGTATCTACATCAACATCGATGTAGTTGTCGAGCGATCCTttcgtcgctctacatctgcattgGCGTTGATGCAATTACTAACGGTGAAAGGGTCACTCGACATTTGCATCGACGTTGACACGGATGCAGAGAGACATCGCTCGACAATTACGTCGACGACAACTACGTCAATGTTGATGTATCGATATCGACGACACAATTACAGAGTGGCTAAAGGGTGACTTGTTACATCGAAATCGACGTAGTTGTCAAGTGACGAAATGACTACTCGGCATCTGCATTTACGTCGGTGTCGACGTAATTATTGAGCGGTACTTTCACCGCTCGACATATGCATTGGCGGCACTTTTATCGCTCAACAATTACTTCGATGTCGACGCAGATACAAAGCAACAAAAGGGCTACCGGACAATTACGTCAGCGTCGATACAAATATAGAGCGGGTCTTATCTCTCGTTGTCGTTGCTCTCTTCATCTACATCAACCATTTGCAGCTTTCGATGACGCTATCGTCCATCACCATcaattgaaaaattaaaattatttttatatattattttacttttataatttaaaaaaatgatataaatttttaaatctaaaaaattaaatattgctGAGGTTTaacgtaatatataattagcttcgAAGATTGGTGTCAGTATACGTACTACTGCATGCACGCGGCGGAGGAAAACAGGTTGTCCGTTTTTGCTACTTGATCCGTAAAATATCAACGAAGCGTGTTGTTGCAAACCACCACGATCACGCCGCACATCGTTCCTCTTCCCAGCTCGGAGCAGCAATGGCAAGTCAAAACTGCAACAGTTCTCAACTAGTCACTGAGAAGCCAAGTCGCTGGCATGCGGCTTCCGAGGCGATCCCCCCTTCAACTCTCTGCCGGTGTAGGTGAGGTCAAGTTAACGTGATAAAAGAAGTCTGCACAACAGTAGACAAACGTCATTCCAATGTACGGCGCTCCCGTGGGGGTTATTTCAATCATGTCTTTGTGACTTTTTATGTCGTCGAGTTAGATAGAGGTGAGACCGATGGGTTTCCCCATGCCATGCAGGAGGTCTCGTGATACGTTCAGTTCTTCACACAAATCTGTCATGTAAACACGCGTGATCCAAATGGTCAAACGAGACATCACTTCACTGCATCGATTTGGGTCATTAGTGAGGAGATCATCGCACCCATCACTCGGTCCAATGCTATCGGACATACCATATATACGATTCGGTATAAATATGATATCTATATATGAAACTTAAAGTTGGATTCGGTGCATTAGTGTCGAAGATGACACCCAATCTCCTTGCGCTGTACAACTCGTGAAACATAGCTCGGCTGTCTCGTCCTTTGATTCATAcagcaaaaagataatttagcGATGGAAAAAGATTTGTTCAATCATGATTCTGACGACATAGTTAATT
The window above is part of the Musa acuminata AAA Group cultivar baxijiao chromosome BXJ1-1, Cavendish_Baxijiao_AAA, whole genome shotgun sequence genome. Proteins encoded here:
- the LOC135679140 gene encoding large ribosomal subunit protein bL28c-like, whose protein sequence is MAATLPGHLAVCFGRTYSSLPPPSSAAKLRVSMTVSGIASSVSRPTSMRALRFGRSQLVGSPIVTPAVVTSQPSLPLPTARVHPVVARRVCPFTGKKANRANKVSFSNHKTKKLQFVNLQYKRVWWEAGKRYVKLRLSTKALKTIEKNGLDAVAKKAGIDLRKE
- the LOC135672612 gene encoding cyclin-dependent kinase inhibitor 4-like, which produces MTKAPGSGMPRYARQARISGEAAVADAAHQQSSFGVHTRAKTLALKRLQESSPAEAYSYLQLRNRRLQKHLPAPSSVRSRSAAKYTLSANPNSGRTPKFNSNPPAGMGESRVNSDSAGSVSMRNRCLKKAKASSEAAVAVREASSKDDAGSEASFGENVLELEASRSARESTPCSLTRNSDTIGSPGSTTRPTKFTVSSKRQASPIVPTDPEMEELFAGPEQLQQSRFIERYNFDVAKDQPLPGRYEWVKLDS